One uncultured Carboxylicivirga sp. genomic window, AGCATTGAGAAATCGGTTAGTGAGCTTTTACCTTCAATCATTCTGGGAGGTTTTTTAATTTCTGTTGAGGTAGAAGAAAGTAGCGAAGAGTTGCTGACTTTAATGAGGAATGAACTAAAAGCGCTGGAGCCGGTTTTAACTCCCGAATCGATACGCGAAATGTCAACTGTTAAAGCTAATAAAGAAGCCTACAGGGCATTGGGTAAAGATCCGAATCGTTATCGTCCGTCAGCGGAGTCTTTGCTTCGACGGGTGGCTAATGGCAAAGGTTTGTATCATATCAACAATGTGGTGGACATTCTTAACCTTATTTCGGTAAAAACAGGTTACTCTATTTGTGGATACGATTACAATACCATTAAAGGCTCTGTTAGTCTGGGTAAGGGTAAAGAGGGTGAGCCATACGAAGGAATCGGGCGCGGAGAGTTGAATATTGAGAATCTGCCTGTTTTCAGGGATGAATCAGGTGCTTTTGGTACTCCAACCAGCGATTCAGTGCGAACGATGGTCACCGAAAAGACTAAGCAGTTTTTAATGATCATTATTGGTTTTGATGATCAGGCAAAAATTGAGGCGGCTTTGGATGAGGCATCGGACTTGTATGGTAAGTTTGCAAAAGGCGTTGAGAAAGAACGTTTTTTTATTCAAAGCTAATTGAGCGTTTTACCTTAAAAACGAATTATAAATTTTATCAGGCGTTACGTAAATAAAGTACTGACTCCCGATAGCTATCGGGATACCTGGAAACTGTTTA contains:
- a CDS encoding phenylalanine--tRNA ligase beta subunit-related protein; amino-acid sequence: MNISIEKSVSELLPSIILGGFLISVEVEESSEELLTLMRNELKALEPVLTPESIREMSTVKANKEAYRALGKDPNRYRPSAESLLRRVANGKGLYHINNVVDILNLISVKTGYSICGYDYNTIKGSVSLGKGKEGEPYEGIGRGELNIENLPVFRDESGAFGTPTSDSVRTMVTEKTKQFLMIIIGFDDQAKIEAALDEASDLYGKFAKGVEKERFFIQS